From Corticium candelabrum chromosome 9, ooCorCand1.1, whole genome shotgun sequence:
GGGAGGTTTCTACAGATGTTACAATCGAACCTGTACTTCGTCCCTTGGATGGAGAACAGTTTGCGCATCGCACTGCCATCACAGATGATAACGCTAGGGTCGACATTTCTGCTAGAGGAGTGTGGAGGCATGGAGAACGggcattttttgatgtgagGGTTTTCTACCCAAACGCTGCTTCCAACCGCAAACACTCTTCACTCAAATCCGCCTATGTGAGTCacgagaatgagaagaaacgcGCTTACGGTGAGAGAATTCGGGAAGTTGAGCATGGGTCTTTCACTCCATTAGTGTTTACGTCATACGGAAGCACAGGCCCAGAGGCAACAACCTTCTATAAGCGAGTGGCAAGTCTGCATGCAGCCAAGTCAGGagagcagtacagtagaattatgcaattaattcgCTGTAGATTGAGTTTTGCCCTACTTCGCTCGAGTATACTGTGTATCCGTGGAACAAGATCCTCTACGTATAGACCTATCAAAGTGGACCTGCTGggactcattgaaagtgaggcccacctagatgagtaggtggtgactatagcttgtgataatagttaaagcgacactgtcaagatttgagcgcacaagtgcgcatgcttgtgCGCTCTAGGCGTGTCACACTTCGCGCGCAAACCTACATCGGGACTCCTAGAACAGCGTAATGGCGTTTCGTGACGATAGAACGCGTATTAGTGCATCAGACACGTCTGCTGACGAAGGAGCAGTGGTTATTCCGGTACGCAGACAATGGGACTTTTCGCATCTAGTATAGATGTCTTGCGACAGTTTAATAGTCTTCATAACACTTGTTGTGCACTTGCGGCGACGTCCTGCCCCTTGACGTGCACCTCCATGGCTTCTCTTCTGAGATACTGAAGTCATATCGGTGACAACTTCCGGGAATCTTGTCCATCACGTGCGGCTTGCAAAGGGCCCGTTTTCGCCGTAGAAAGTAACCGTTCGAAGTCGAAAACAAACGCTATACTTGCTCTATATTTACAAAACTTATACGACGTATCAAATCCATGCGCAATGACCTAGTCAAGTACGACGATATCGGCTGTCAGGCACTCAAAGCACGACAAAAGTCGATCTATTGCCAAAACGTGGCAGATAACGCAATATAACTACAGGTAAAATCGCACTTGCCAACGATTCCTcgttttggagaacttgaaaaatttctacctaaattcaagtttgcgggggcgtTTAGACGCTAGGTATCCGAGGataaaatcttgacagtgtcgctttaagcatacagtgtaatgacataaagtagtaactgacttttaattgtttgttttgctgcgtgcgtatatctgtcacttatagtgttgtatgttatttagtttgttgaaatgtatACTAcgactactactactactactactactactactactactgagagaactggtgtatttgaacaatcaaacggcatctgctaacacactactactcctactacttgaataaactactactactgagaagatatggtgtatttgaaacaatagcagactacgtatacacaaacggcaacctacagcgaatggcaataaactattactactactaaacaattactgtcatatacaatagtacaacttttactactactatgtcatgtacagtaaagtcactaagctgaggaggccaggtgcccctcagacgtagccaggagaatattgttttccggcctactactactactactactaatagtaataaaatctctactactttttttcaaaatactactactgtatgtaaaagcttcctctatagcaacaagtttctaggttgtaacaactttgagataaacagtcttctataatctactttctgctgcttccagcagaatgttgaagtcccttgaggttctgtgaagcttggacctgcatcctcgcaaacacatcacgcaggcccgaaggagtgcaaatgacagtcgacatctcagccagttgatagttgtgctgtactcggtgtggtgcttttccgataaaagtgaggctagtcttttcaaaaaaatagacgtcagtttactgcatcctccagtgcatgctaaaatgattggtgtgaacgatgaaagctccacgttattaattcgttcctcgtatcgccttttcttctcttgttcctgccgtttatataatgacgggatctgcactgatttgtaggatgaggcattagggttgaagaccctgacgtcaaagaaagttcgttggaagtgcccaccccaaaatccactgacagcaatatcaagtctggcattttcgtcagaggtagtacagcgtttttgaaacacctcgccgttgagaggttgcagaacgggctctttgtgtacatcgtggcaaacctctgtcaacaagttggtaaataaatcgcggacctcgttatggcggatgctggggtatcctcctgttggacatgacagagagtgaTCTACTGAGAATTTAGATCCACATGGACATATGTCTGGGAGGTTGGACGGgtgctactactactactactactactactactactactactactactactacttcaacaaactaaataacatacaacactataagtgacagatatacgcacgcagcaaaacaaacaattaaaagtcagttactactttacgtcattacactgtatgcttaactattatcacaagctatagtcaccacctactcatctaggtgggcctcactttcaatgagtccCAGCAGGTCCACTTTGATAGGTCTATACGTAGAGGATCTTGTTCCACGGATACACAGTATACTCGAGCGAAGTAGGGCAAAACTCAATCTACAGcgaattaattgcataattctactgtactgctctCCTGACTTGGCTGCATGCAGACTTGCCACTCGCTTATAGAAGGTTGTTGCCTCTGGGCCTGTGCTTCCGTATGACGTAAACACTAATGGAGTGAAAGACCCATGCTCAACTTCCCGAATTCTCTCACCGTAAGCgcgtttcttctcattctcgtGACTCACATAGGCGGATTTGAGTGAAGAGTGTTTGCGGTTGGAAGCAGCGTTTGGGTAGAAAACCctcacatcaaaaaatgccCGTTCTCCATGCCTCCACACTCCTCTAGCAGAAATGTCGACCCTAGCGTTATCATCTGTGATGGCAGTGCGATGCGCAAACTGTTCTCCATCCAAGGGACGAAGTACAGGTTCGATTGTAACATCTGTAGAAACCTCCCTTAGAAGATCAGCTGTGATGTTCCGGATCTCGTTGTGCCTTAGCGTGGGAAAGCCGCCTTTCTGGCATATCATGACATGGTCGACGTTAAAACTGAGGCCGCATTCACATTTCGAGGGCAAATCTGATAAAGGCCAGCCATATCTTAAGCACAGAGCATCACGAAAATCGTTCTTGGCAAGATGGAAACCATGCTCTTCAATAGGCTGCACGGTAAGCCAGCTCGATACTCCCTTTTCGGATAGGACTTCCAAGCTCCCTTTTATTTGCGGtgatgcatttgtttgcaACTTCTCCAAGGTCTCATTGTGGAAAGCTTGTGTCTTGGCCTTGATCTcatattttcttctttttgtttCCAATGGAGACACTGTGATGGCGTTCTCTTGTTCGACAATAAGAGCAGCCAAAGGCGCAGTGATGTGCTCGGAAGCTGCAAATAGTGATTCAGCAGTCTTCGACGGATCAGAAATGTTCAACCCACCGAGATTGCAAGGTAATGACAAGAGGTCTCTCATGTCTGCACCGCACACTGGTTGACCAGTCAGTCTAGGCAAAAATCGTTGGTGGATGACTTCTTCTAACGGCTTGAGCATTTCAGATATAGATGGAACAGTTCTCAAGAGATAGGACCAGCGATGGGCCAAACCTTGAGTAAAAGCTGAGTATGCGACATGAGGATGAGTTACAGCAATGGTTGATAGTTTTTCCACTTGACGAACCCACTCATTGACTTTACTGTCAACGTATTCACGAACAAACGAAGGGTGCCCTAAAGCAGCACCTAGATGTCGTTTACCTGATGTTGTGATTTGTACTGCCGTATCAGCAAATGCAGAGCGGGCATCTTCCAATTTGTTCTGCTTTACTATCAACCAAGTTTTAACAGCGTTTGCGTGATATCCGAACTTGGGGCCGACTTTGACAATGTCATTCCACCACTGCCTCACACCTCTAAtgcactactactactactactactactactactactactattgtttgttttgctgcgtgcgtatatctgtcacttatagtgttgtatgttattactactactactactactactactactactactactactacataCGAGATTCTTGTTTTGTCGATCTTGTTGTTCCAACGGTTTTTCGGTTGAACTTTGTGTTCTCATTTGAATTTGCTGACTCCAGCGACGTCTTGCTGTAGTTATCATTGTGATATCTACATGTCTAAACGTTTGCGTCATGGTTAAATGTTGCTCATGCAATAACAGTGGGAGATGTAAGTCTTGCAGCTGCGTAAAGAAAGAATTATGTTGTACCAACTGTAATCCTCTGATCCATCAACGTTGTCTCAACTGGAAGTCAAAGCCTGGCTTATGCTCTGACAAAGAACGACCTTTGTTGTCAACGGGAGGCTCAGCAGATGGCTTATCCGGGATATATAGTGAAGTGAGTGGATTTGATGATTCATCTAGGAGTGATAACGAACAGGAATTTGAGCCAAATCAAAGCCAAAGTCAAGATGGATCTCTTAGTTCTACTACTTTGTCTTGTGATGCTTGTCCAGGACAGCTGCCACCATATAGAGATCAAGCAACTCCTTTCTTCACTTGGGGCGAGACAAATGGATTTCAAGTTACGACTGAATTGAATGACATTTACAATGAAGTTGTTTTCTGGAAGAAAAATTTATTCCTGTTGCCATCTGGAAAAGCTGGAAAGGAGTTTGTATCAGAAATGTCAAGGCTGATTGGAGCATTTGCAAATGCTACAGCATTGGAAGGTATTGCTCTTAAGGCGGTAGTAGTCCTGCAAATGCTTCTACTTCAAAAGCCCTCTGCCAAGTCCAAGTCACATGAACATATACGAAATCTTCAGAGGCGTTTGGAACTATGGAAAAATGGAAGATTTGAGGACCTGCTGCGTGAAGGTCGATCACTTCAACAACGTTTGCATAAGTCATGCCATGTT
This genomic window contains:
- the LOC134184785 gene encoding uncharacterized protein LOC134184785, whose translation is MTQTFRHVDITMITTARRRWSQQIQMRTQSSTEKPLEQQDRQNKNLWWNDIVKVGPKFGYHANAVKTWLIVKQNKLEDARSAFADTAVQITTSGKRHLGAALGHPSFVREYVDSKVNEWVRQVEKLSTIAVTHPHVAYSAFTQGLAHRWSYLLRTVPSISEMLKPLEEVIHQRFLPRLTGQPVCGADMRDLLSLPCNLGGLNISDPSKTAESLFAASEHITAPLAALIVEQENAITVSPLETKRRKYEIKAKTQAFHNETLEKLQTNASPQIKGSLEVLSEKGVSSWLTVQPIEEHGFHLAKNDFRDALCLRYGWPLSDLPSKCECGLSFNVDHVMICQKGGFPTLRHNEIRNITADLLREVSTDVTIEPVLRPLDGEQFAHRTAITDDNARVDISARGVWRHGERAFFDVRVFYPNAASNRKHSSLKSAYVSHENEKKRAYGERIREVEHGSFTPLVFTSYGSTGPEATTFYKRVASLHAAKSGEQYSRIMQLIRCRLSFALLRSSILCIRGTRSSTYRPIKVDLLGLIESEAHLDE